From the genome of Ralstonia pickettii, one region includes:
- a CDS encoding ATP-binding protein — MLSTLSLAAPLLDASSLRRLFWLRWSLLATQLVLMLLAPLVFGVQLPVVPLLSVMGLHALFNLLTGWRVRRNRPVQHIEITVQLLVDLTALSALLYFTGGATNPFVSFYLPALAIAAAMLPIAHVVGLTLYALAAYSMMLGNYIPLKLANQADALAYHLAGMWIDFVASSAMIAGFTARLSAALRESDAQLTEARERLLREQRIEALMSQGASVAHEMGTPLSTVAVITGELQHDAKQPDSPLAPYREDLRAIEQQLELCRAALARLQSKPNDGAPEPLGQWLPGFTQTWQLRHPDIRLHTEASPAAQAVELDAVNVGQILTILLDNAARSQHHAGRDLVPLLLTARIDANPDTPRDMPPQIVLSIVDTGLGLPEDLRASLGRTPVPSRHGGRGIGLYLASTTARRLGGTVTLRPNPPQGAIAELRLPIGGPTEHPAAPIMGAPTLFT; from the coding sequence ATGCTTTCCACCCTGTCTCTTGCCGCCCCTCTGCTGGATGCCTCCAGTCTACGCCGCCTGTTTTGGCTGCGATGGAGCCTGCTGGCCACCCAACTGGTGCTGATGCTGCTCGCGCCGCTGGTATTTGGCGTGCAACTGCCGGTGGTGCCGCTGCTGAGCGTGATGGGCCTGCACGCGCTATTCAACCTGCTGACCGGATGGCGGGTGCGGCGCAACCGGCCCGTGCAGCATATCGAGATCACCGTTCAACTGCTGGTGGACCTGACCGCGCTGTCCGCCCTGCTGTATTTCACAGGTGGCGCGACCAACCCGTTTGTCTCGTTCTATCTGCCGGCGCTGGCGATTGCCGCCGCCATGCTGCCGATCGCTCACGTGGTCGGCCTGACGCTGTACGCCCTGGCCGCCTATAGCATGATGCTCGGCAACTACATCCCGCTGAAGCTGGCGAACCAGGCCGATGCATTGGCCTATCACCTGGCCGGCATGTGGATCGATTTTGTGGCCAGCAGCGCGATGATCGCCGGCTTTACGGCGCGCCTGTCCGCCGCCCTGCGCGAGAGCGATGCACAGCTGACCGAAGCGCGCGAGCGGCTGCTGCGCGAGCAACGCATCGAAGCTCTGATGTCGCAAGGCGCGAGCGTGGCGCATGAAATGGGCACGCCGCTGTCTACCGTGGCCGTCATCACCGGCGAACTGCAGCACGACGCGAAGCAGCCCGACTCCCCACTGGCTCCGTACCGTGAAGACCTGCGCGCCATCGAACAGCAGCTTGAGCTGTGCCGCGCCGCGCTGGCGCGACTGCAGAGCAAACCCAACGACGGCGCGCCGGAGCCGCTTGGCCAATGGCTACCGGGTTTTACGCAGACGTGGCAGCTTCGCCATCCGGATATCCGCCTCCACACGGAGGCGTCGCCCGCGGCACAGGCGGTGGAATTGGATGCGGTGAACGTCGGTCAGATTCTCACCATCCTGCTCGACAACGCTGCCCGCAGCCAGCACCACGCCGGGCGCGACCTGGTGCCGCTGCTGCTGACCGCTAGGATCGACGCCAACCCCGATACGCCACGCGATATGCCCCCGCAGATCGTGCTGTCCATCGTCGATACGGGGTTGGGTTTGCCTGAAGACCTGCGCGCCTCGCTTGGCCGCACGCCGGTGCCAAGCCGGCACGGCGGACGCGGCATCGGGCTGTACCTGGCCTCCACCACGGCGCGCCGGCTGGGTGGTACCGTGACGCTGCGCCCGAACCCGCCGCAAGGCGCCATTGCCGAACTCCGCCTGCCGATCGGTGGTCCGACAGAACACCCGGCCGCTCCCATCATGGGCGCGCCCACCCTCTTTACATAA